In Xiphophorus hellerii strain 12219 chromosome 13, Xiphophorus_hellerii-4.1, whole genome shotgun sequence, the following proteins share a genomic window:
- the LOC116730704 gene encoding plasma kallikrein-like, translating to MESRCVRVFLLLVVCLSSGQACIQGFLQNVDFPGSDVVDMYSPSVEHCQELCTQHPSCLFFSFNRPDKSSGRFRCYLKSSSSGHPQSQVLLLGVSSGYSLKACGLEPTPCFPQVFEDADFHGGDYRTLFTVNFEECQRVCTLDPVCQFFTFVMGNFSSPDVRYKCHLKFSWYVPRPDAVVLKAGVISGFSQKSQLTQHFATVCRSHLFSNTDLRGNDFLESQAVSPEHCQFLCSVHPQCTYFSFSSNDFRCFLKNNPNSMVARTKSNFTSGISSHLCQIDESWAKLTYKDIEFRGSDFRSEVVTCVDICQEKCTEDPNCQFYTYHNGSFFHPDHRHRCYMKRVITMPTPSQVKKVDNVKSGFTLRNCRSA from the exons ATGGAGTCCCGTTGTGTGAGAGTTTTCCTGCTGTTGGTAGTCTGCCTTTCTTCAGGTCAAG CTTGTATTCAAGGTTTTCTGCAGAATGTGGATTTTCCCGGGTCAGACGTAGTAGACATGTACTCTCCGTCCGTGGAGCATTGCCAAGAGCTTTGCACCCAGCACCCATCGTGCCTCTTCTTCAGCTTCAATCGGCCTGACAAGTCTTCAGG GCGTTTTCGATGCTACCTGAAATCAAGTTCTTCCGGACACCCACAGTCTCAGGTTTTACTGTTGGGCGTCTCTTCTGGCTATTCTCTCAAAGCCTGCGGTCTGGAGCCAA CGCCTTGTTTTCCTCAGGTTTTTGAGGATGCGGACTTCCACGGTGGGGATTACAGAACCTTATTCACTGTTAACTTTGAGGAGTGTCAGAGGGTCTGCACGCTTGATCCGGTGTGCCAGTTCTTTACGTTTGTAATGGGGAACTTCTCGTCTCCAGATGTCAG GTACAAGTGCCACCTTAAATTCAGCTGGTACGTGCCCAGACCTGATGCTGTAGTGCTAAAGGCTGGAGTCATTTCTGGATTCTCCCAGAAATCACAACTCACTCAACACTTCGCCACAG TTTGTCGGAGCCATCTTTTTTCAAACACCGACTTGAGAGGAAATGACTTCCTGGAGTCACAAGCCGTCTCTCCCGAACATTGTCAGTTCCTGTGCTCCGTCCATCCACAGTGTACCTACTTCTCTTTCAGCAG TAACGACTTCAGGTGTTTTCTGAAGAACAATCCAAACAGCATGGTGGCCAGAACCAAAAGCAACTTCACGTCAGGAATATCATCTCACCTCTGTCAGATTGACGAGA GCTGGGCCAAGCTGACCTACAAAGACATCGAGTTTCGCGGCTCTGACTTTAGGTCCGAGGTGGTGACCTGTGTGGACATCTGCCAGGAGAAGTGCACAGAGGACCCCAACTGTCAGTTCTACACCTACCACAACGGGAGCTTCTTCCACCCCGACCATCG gCACCGCTGCTACATGAAGCGAGTCATCACCATGCCTACGCCTTCCCAAGTTAAGAAAGTGGACAATGTCAAGTCTGGCTTCACCTTGAGGAACTGTAGAAGTGCATAA
- the LOC116731974 gene encoding plasma kallikrein-like, with protein MKTLFILVALLYFCAGSFGCDSGLRLNWDFPGSDIKILFSPDAEHCQFLCTQEAPCLFWAFIGPDCLVDDRHYQCFLKATSSGKPEKQNPKQGTTAGYSLKSCSPLPTPSLSKVYENVDFPGADYRTFFTVDYKACQKACTDDPFCQFFTFLNGKFSNTNARYKCHLKYSWSVPRTPAVRALADRTSGFSRKLQIIPSSQTVCQHTLFPNTDFPGYDIEVHQAGSPELCQVLCSAHPLCTYFSFVSNEFKCYLKNNPNQMVPKDASGITSGLPSQSCPLRNETNPFSPSHITTYVGVDFPYSDIRFFPLNNVESCENACTSDPSCQFYSYITSSRVCYLKRVITMPAPPRVTNLADAVSGFTLRNCFL; from the exons ATGAAGACTCTCTTCATTTTAGTGGCTCTGCTCTATTTCTGTGCTGGCAGCTTTG gatgTGACTCAGGACTTCGGTTGAATTGGGACTTTCCAGGTTCAGACATCAAAATCCTTTTCTCTCCGGATGCTGAACACTGTCAGTTCCTCTGCACTCAGGAGGCGCCTTGTCTCTTTTGGGCGTTTATTGGTCCTGACTGCTTGGTTGATGACAG ACACTACCAGTGCTTCCTTAAGGCCACCTCCTCAGGAAAACCGGAAAAACAGAATCCCAAGCAGGGCACCACTGCCGGTTATTCTCTAAAGTCCTGCAGTCCACTACCGA CGCCTTCACTATCCAAAGTTTATGAGAATGTGGACTTCCCCGGAGCGGACTACAGAACCTTCTTCACAGTGGATTACAAGGCGTGTCAGAAAGCCTGCACTGACGATCCTTTCTGCCAGTTCTTCACTTTCCTCAATGGGAAGTTTAGCAACACAAATGCCCG GTACAAGTGCCACCTTAAATACAGCTGGTCAGTACCAAGAACCCCAGCTGTTAGAGCTCTTGCTGACAGAACATCTGGATTTTCTCGTAAATTACAAATAATTCCATCCTCCCAAACAG TGTGTCAGCACACACTTTTTCCAAACACTGACTTTCCTGGTTACGACATCGAGGTTCACCAAGCCGGCTCTCCTGAACTGTGTCAGGTGTTGTGCTCCGCTCACCCACTGTGCACTTACTTCTCTTTTGTCAG caatgaatttaaatgttatCTGAAGAACAATCCAAATCAAATGGTCCCCAAAGATGCCAGCGGTATCACATCTGGGCTGCCATCCCAATCCTGTCCGCTGCGTAACG AGACGAATCCATTCTCACCAAGTCACATTACAACGTATGTAGGAGTGGATTTCCCATACTCTGACATTCGCTTTTTCCCACTGAACAACGTTGAGTCGTGTGAGAACGCCTGCACCTCGGACCCCAGCTGCCAGTTCTACAGCTACATTACCTCAAG ccgTGTCTGCTATCTGAAGCGTGTCATCACCATGCCTGCTCCTCCCAGAGTGACCAACCTAGCTGACGCGGTGTCGGGCTTCACCCTGAGGAACTGTTTCCTTTGA
- the heyl gene encoding hairy/enhancer-of-split related with YRPW motif-like protein isoform X1, with translation MKRPHDYSSPDSDTDEFIDVGQEDSYCPVTGSMSPGSASQILARKKRRGIIEKRRRDRINHSLSELRRLVPSAFEKQGSSKLEKAEILQMTVDHLKLLHAMGGKGYFDARALAVDYRTLGFRECVGEVVRYLSSLEGESPDPIGARLVSHLSHCASELDPLLLQSPPASTLPFPPWPWTSFPPIAPATTAPSSPSFPSSRRDLALLGSYPSSVSLRLAPLAGCQQGAPPLLGPTALASIHRVASLPSSPALGHSRPNQPSPHSTNCASPLPLPTASSSSPCSSSSTSSSSAPPQVSFRPFAPLGSPIAQRRSLSGASKAPQGWGTEIGAF, from the exons atgaagagaccTCACGACTACAGCTCTCCAGACTCGGACACAGACGAGTTCATCGACGTGGGGCAAGAGGACAGCTACTG CCCCGTCACCGGGTCCATGTCTCCAGGCAGTGCCTCGCAGATTCTGGCACGGAAGAAGAGGAGAGGG ATCATAGAGAAAAGGCGCAGAGACCGGATCAACCACAGCCTTTCGGAGCTGCGGAGGCTGGTGCCAAGTGCTTTTGAGAAACAG GGTTCTTCTAAGTTGGAAAAAGCAGAAATTCTGCAGATGACTGTGGACCATCTCAAACTGTTGCATGCAATGGGAGGAAAAG GGTACTTTGACGCAAGGGCACTGGCAGTAGACTACAGGACCCTTGGCTTCAGGGAGTGCGTTGGAGAGGTTGTACGGTACCTAAGCTCTCTGGAGGGGGAGTCTCCGGACCCAATAGGAGCTCGCCTCGTTTCCCACCTCTCGCACTGTGCCAGTGAGCTGGACCCTCTCCTCCTACAGTCACCCCCTGCTTCCACCTTACCCTTCCCTCCCTGGCCATGGACCTCCTTCCCGCCAATTGCCCCTGCTACAACAGCCCCTTCCTCGCCATCTTTCCCAAGCAGCCGCAGGGATCTAGCCCTGCTGGGGAGCTACCCATCATCCGTCTCGCTGCGTCTGGCCCCATTGGCTGGCTGTCAGCAGGGGGCCCCCCCGCTCCTCGGACCGACAGCTCTGGCCTCCATTCACAGGGTGGCCTCTCTTCCATCGTCTCCTGCTCTGGGCCACTCCAGACCGAACCAGCCGTCCCCTCACAGCACCAACTGTGCCTCACCTCTACCTCTCCCGACtgcctcctcttcttctccctGCTCCTCGTCTTCCACTTCATCATCTTCTGCCCCTCCACAAGTGTCCTTCCGGCCTTTTGCGCCTCTTGGCTCGCCGATAGCCCAGCGCAGGAGCTTAAGCGGAGCATCCAAGGCGCCACAGGGGTGGGGGACTGAGATCGGAGCGTTTTGA
- the heyl gene encoding hairy/enhancer-of-split related with YRPW motif-like protein isoform X2, whose amino-acid sequence MSPGSASQILARKKRRGIIEKRRRDRINHSLSELRRLVPSAFEKQGSSKLEKAEILQMTVDHLKLLHAMGGKGYFDARALAVDYRTLGFRECVGEVVRYLSSLEGESPDPIGARLVSHLSHCASELDPLLLQSPPASTLPFPPWPWTSFPPIAPATTAPSSPSFPSSRRDLALLGSYPSSVSLRLAPLAGCQQGAPPLLGPTALASIHRVASLPSSPALGHSRPNQPSPHSTNCASPLPLPTASSSSPCSSSSTSSSSAPPQVSFRPFAPLGSPIAQRRSLSGASKAPQGWGTEIGAF is encoded by the exons ATGTCTCCAGGCAGTGCCTCGCAGATTCTGGCACGGAAGAAGAGGAGAGGG ATCATAGAGAAAAGGCGCAGAGACCGGATCAACCACAGCCTTTCGGAGCTGCGGAGGCTGGTGCCAAGTGCTTTTGAGAAACAG GGTTCTTCTAAGTTGGAAAAAGCAGAAATTCTGCAGATGACTGTGGACCATCTCAAACTGTTGCATGCAATGGGAGGAAAAG GGTACTTTGACGCAAGGGCACTGGCAGTAGACTACAGGACCCTTGGCTTCAGGGAGTGCGTTGGAGAGGTTGTACGGTACCTAAGCTCTCTGGAGGGGGAGTCTCCGGACCCAATAGGAGCTCGCCTCGTTTCCCACCTCTCGCACTGTGCCAGTGAGCTGGACCCTCTCCTCCTACAGTCACCCCCTGCTTCCACCTTACCCTTCCCTCCCTGGCCATGGACCTCCTTCCCGCCAATTGCCCCTGCTACAACAGCCCCTTCCTCGCCATCTTTCCCAAGCAGCCGCAGGGATCTAGCCCTGCTGGGGAGCTACCCATCATCCGTCTCGCTGCGTCTGGCCCCATTGGCTGGCTGTCAGCAGGGGGCCCCCCCGCTCCTCGGACCGACAGCTCTGGCCTCCATTCACAGGGTGGCCTCTCTTCCATCGTCTCCTGCTCTGGGCCACTCCAGACCGAACCAGCCGTCCCCTCACAGCACCAACTGTGCCTCACCTCTACCTCTCCCGACtgcctcctcttcttctccctGCTCCTCGTCTTCCACTTCATCATCTTCTGCCCCTCCACAAGTGTCCTTCCGGCCTTTTGCGCCTCTTGGCTCGCCGATAGCCCAGCGCAGGAGCTTAAGCGGAGCATCCAAGGCGCCACAGGGGTGGGGGACTGAGATCGGAGCGTTTTGA